The Oleidesulfovibrio alaskensis DSM 16109 nucleotide sequence CAGGGCCGCCAGCCCCAGATGCGACCAGTCGATAATCATGGTTGTCACCGGCGGCCAGTAAAACTCCGGCAGATTTTTAACCACGCGCAGATAGCCTGTGGCAGCCAGCCCAAGCAGCAGGCCCAGACGCCATACGCCAGCTGTTGTCAGCTGCCAGCGGCGGCGTTGCTGCAGCAAAAAGACGGCCGTCATCCAGCCTCCGGCGGCCAGCAGAACCACGGCGCCCAGATAGTGCAGCAGATGCGTGGTCATGGGGTCGGCAGTCCATGCCAGTCCGGGAATATCGGCGATATAGTACCGTTTAAAAACAGGCATCTGAGCTATGCCTGTCACAGCCAGCAGCGTGACTGCGGCCGGCCAGACAACACGTATGAACCGGTGCTGCGGTGCGGGGTTATTCATGGTCCTGTTCCTTATTGTGCGCGGCTGCCGGAGCATGACCGGAGTCACGCTCTTTCCGCAGTGTCCCGAGTATTTTTAACGCTCCTGCGGCCATGCCCGCCAGCGGAGCAACCATCAGGGCTCCCGCAAGGTGCTTCTGGGGTTGCAGTACGGGTTGCACCGGCGGAAAATCAGGGTGTCCGGCACTTCGGGTCAGCGAAGTGTTCAGCAGATCAAAGGGAACGGGAGAAACATAGATGGTGCTGGTGCCGCCCGCTTCATCCAGTCCGTACAGATAGCCGTCAGTTGCCTGCGCCAGCTTGCGCGCTTTGCTGATAATTGCGTCACGCGGGCCGTACTCCTGCACTCCCAGCGGACAGGCTTCCACACAGGCGGGCAGCGCTCCCTGTTTTACGCTGTCGTGGCAGCGGTCGCATTTGTACATGACACCGTTTCCGGCAAATCGCGGCAGCAGGTCAAGGTACAGCCCCACGCCGGTCTGGCGCTGGGGAATGTCCCACGGGCAGACCTGACGGCATTTGGCCCCGCCCAGACAGATATCGTCATCAATGCGGACCGTCCCCGAGTTTTCTTTGTAGGCGGCCCCCCACGGGCACAGATTGGCGCACAGCGGGTTGTCGCAGTGCATGCAGCGGCGCGGAATGTGCAGTTCGTACGTCTTTTCTTTATATGTTACAGATACATGCTGTATTGTGAGCCAGTTGTAGGGTGTCAGTCTGTCCGTCACCTCTTTTTTGTCCGACCAGTCCTCCGCCCGGACACGGGCGGGAAACATGGCAGGAAAAGGATGCCGTGGCTGCGGGTATTTGCGGGCGTTGCGTTCCGTGCATGCGTCGACGCAGGCGCCGCAGCCTTCGCAGCGGGACAGATCGAACAACGTTGCCATGGGCTGTGCTGTACCGGCAGCGGGGGCGGAGTCTGTCTGCGCCGCATCCGCAGAGGAAGGCAGTGCGGATGCGCAGGCAGCCATGCCGGCGGCACACACACCGGTCAGAAATGCTCTGCGGTTTACCGCGCCGCGTGCGGAAGGAGCGCGGGATAATGTAATGTCGTGTTGCTTCATGGTAATAAGGGGTTCGGGTGAACGGCCCGGGCACAACGGCAGGCCGCATGATATGCCGGCACAGCAGCACAAACCGTGCCGGCAATCTAATATGTTGTTTTTATTTTTATAATCGAAATATTGAACGCATTGTGGGCATGCGGGTTGCCGTGCGTTGTGATAATGTCTAATCATATGGTTAGACGTGTGTTGAAACGGGAGAAGCAATGACCGGAACATCATCATGCAGCGATCTGGTGGCCGAAGTGGTTGCCACCATTAGTGAGGGGCTGATGCTTGTTTCTCCGCAGGGCAAGATAGAAATGGTCAATCCCGCGCTGGAGCGCCTGACGGGATATTCCGCTGCGGAGCTGACGGGGCAGCCGTGCACTGTGCTGGGCTGCGGTGCGTGCGATGAAGCGCGGCGCGGTGCTTCCGGCTGGTGCCGGTTGTTTGAACGCGGGACCGAGAGCAGCCGCCGGTGTGATATTGTGCGCAAAGACGGTGTGCGGGTGCCGGTTTCAAAAAATGCCCGCGTGGTGCGCAAGGACGGCCGTGTTGCAGGAGCGGTGGAAACGTTTACCGACATGAGCGAAGTTGTGGAGCGTGACAGGCGCATCGAGGCGCTGGCACGCATGCTGGACAGGGCTGACGGATTTGCCGGTATGGTGGGTGTTTCTCCGGCCATGCAGCGTGTTTACCGCATCGTGGAACGCGCTGCGGACAGCGATGCGCCGGTGCTCATACTGGGGCCGTCCGGCTGCGGCAAAGAGCTTGCCGCACGGGCTGTGCACGATCTGGGACACCGGGCAAACGGCCCGTATGTGCCGCTTAACTGCTCAGCCCTGAATGAATCTTTGCTGGAAAGTGAACTGTTCGGGCACGCCAGAGGTTCGTTCAGCGGGGCAGTACGCGACAGACAAGGCCGTTTTGAGGCAGCGCACGGGGGAGACCTTTTTCTGGATGAAGTGGGTGATCTGCCCCTTGCCACGCAGGTCAAGCTGCTGCGCGTGCTTGAGACAAAGCATATCGAGCGGGTGGGGGAAAACAGGTCGCGGGCGGTTGATGTACGGATCATCTGTGCCACTCATAGAGATCTCGGCAGCCTTGTCCGGACAGGACAGTTCCGCGAAGACCTGCTGTTCCGCATCAACGTCATTCCCGTGGTACTGCCTGCGCTGCGTCAGCGCGCGGAAGATATTCCGCTGCTGGCAGCGCATTTTGTTGCGGGTATCCGGCAGAGAACAGGCAAGGATATCGAAGGGTTTACTCCTGATGCCATGCACCGCCTGACAGCCTACGACTGGCCGGGCAATGTGCGCGAACTGCGCAGCGCCGTTGAGTATGCCTTTGTGCTGGCTGACCGCGGGCGGCTGGGGGTGGAACATCTGCCGGCACACATCACGGGAACCCGTGCGGAGTGTTGTCCTCAGACTCTGCATGTAGCTTCCTTTGCCGGGGAGGATCTGGCTGCACAGCAAGCGGAACAGCGGAATCAGGAACACGATGAGCTGCTGCGGGCACTGCGCCGGACCGGTGGCAATATGGCTGCAGCGGCGCGCCTGCTGGGCGTGCACAGAGGCACGGTGCGTAACAGAATGCTGAAATACGGCATGAACCTGCGTAAGGAAATACGTGACGGAACCACTG carries:
- a CDS encoding 4Fe-4S dicluster domain-containing protein, which encodes MAACASALPSSADAAQTDSAPAAGTAQPMATLFDLSRCEGCGACVDACTERNARKYPQPRHPFPAMFPARVRAEDWSDKKEVTDRLTPYNWLTIQHVSVTYKEKTYELHIPRRCMHCDNPLCANLCPWGAAYKENSGTVRIDDDICLGGAKCRQVCPWDIPQRQTGVGLYLDLLPRFAGNGVMYKCDRCHDSVKQGALPACVEACPLGVQEYGPRDAIISKARKLAQATDGYLYGLDEAGGTSTIYVSPVPFDLLNTSLTRSAGHPDFPPVQPVLQPQKHLAGALMVAPLAGMAAGALKILGTLRKERDSGHAPAAAHNKEQDHE
- a CDS encoding sigma-54 interaction domain-containing protein, with product MTGTSSCSDLVAEVVATISEGLMLVSPQGKIEMVNPALERLTGYSAAELTGQPCTVLGCGACDEARRGASGWCRLFERGTESSRRCDIVRKDGVRVPVSKNARVVRKDGRVAGAVETFTDMSEVVERDRRIEALARMLDRADGFAGMVGVSPAMQRVYRIVERAADSDAPVLILGPSGCGKELAARAVHDLGHRANGPYVPLNCSALNESLLESELFGHARGSFSGAVRDRQGRFEAAHGGDLFLDEVGDLPLATQVKLLRVLETKHIERVGENRSRAVDVRIICATHRDLGSLVRTGQFREDLLFRINVIPVVLPALRQRAEDIPLLAAHFVAGIRQRTGKDIEGFTPDAMHRLTAYDWPGNVRELRSAVEYAFVLADRGRLGVEHLPAHITGTRAECCPQTLHVASFAGEDLAAQQAEQRNQEHDELLRALRRTGGNMAAAARLLGVHRGTVRNRMLKYGMNLRKEIRDGTTEG